In the genome of Cyclopterus lumpus isolate fCycLum1 chromosome 19, fCycLum1.pri, whole genome shotgun sequence, one region contains:
- the taok2b gene encoding serine/threonine-protein kinase TAO2 isoform X3 — translation MNAMSALYHIAQNESPVLQSNHWSDYFRNFVDSCLQKIAQDRPTSDVLLKHHFLCRERPITAVMDLIARTKDAVRELDNLQYRKMKKILFHEALNGPAPEGGDEEEDVEQYMLRTGTVNSMESSHSLPSMSISASSQSSSVNSLADGSDDSGEMAMMQEGEHTVTSNSSVLHKPLSHDNIYDDPYQPEVDPLREASSAVAAAAAAAAAAGGGGGGGGGGGRRRRGRDHFATIRTASLVTRQIQEHEQGSALREQMSGYKRMRRQHQKQLMGLENKLKAEMDEHQLRLDKELENQRNSFSMEGEKLSKKHQAILEKEVSWWRTKAVLTEEKKFQQHILGQQKKELTGLLESQKRQYRQRKEQLKEELNENQSTPKREKQEWLVHQKECLQQLQAEEEAGLLRRQRQYYELQCRQYKRKMLLARHNLEQDLLREELNKKQTLKDLECAMLLRHHESTQELEFRQLGLVQRTRADLIRTQHQTELTNQMEYNKRREQELRQKHAVEVRQQPKSLKVSEEGEGQTTEGPSGSWDSEAGVVGVEGGDESDGELEKESEVVAVEMYDVEDELDGVEEGGVSVPVVERKDELDDTNVTNDEAEKEEWKVSEEGTELREVGVQWEYEDDHSKTSHVDTDEEEEGRGVADGCPSEFVSSLSPEKRRIRARAIDELSEFYFPDAAEELESQPISPHSPPSQTSFPSLLSHAICLLLSLSAAAQPSNLTLLLLSIFLLSLRRSPPLPSVASVLLSAELACLALFFSYLFLRSCCSLSLSTYLSLSLWASSLFSLGLSLSLGIYYIPMILISASFLSSPSLFLSLYLVVVLIVRPARDFFQHAPRKVNRLCMRVLFRLPRPLFAMCQSVLGGMAERNLYEMFPKAGRNWGGRQSKIPVPLKSLPFEYQTRCSNTSPLAKGLLWVKRFGRRPLGGLADLANSVVLKLAGQLLKKLPLNFRIKLQTLGLLKKETPSRLPQLLPREVRERRQRERRERERGRERERESQRSEERLFHEVARWECGLRRTSSGRFVRGKARPWR, via the exons CACCATTTCCTATGCAGAGAGCGTCCCATAACAGCTGTGATGGACCTGATCGCCCGCACCAAGGATGCTGTCCGCGAGCTGGACAACCTTCAGTATCGGAAGATGAAGAAAATCCTCTTCCACGAGGCCCTCAACGGCCCCGCGCCAGAAGGAGGCGATGAGGAAGAG GATGTGGAGCAGTATATGCTGCGCACCGGCACAGTCAACAGCATGGAGAGCTCCCACTCTCTACCATCCATGTCAATCAGTGCCAGCTCCCAGAGCAGCTCGGTCAATAGCCTGGCAGACGGCTCTGACGACAGCGGGGAGATGGCCATGATGCAGGAGGGAGAGCACACCGTCACCTCCAACAGCTCCGTCCTGCACAAGCCCCTG AGCCATGACAACATATACGATGATCCATATCAGCCAGAGGTTGACCCACTACGAGAAGCTTcatctgctgttgctgctgctgctgcggctgctgctgctgctgggggtggtggaggtggaggaggaggcggagggaggCGGCGTCGAGGCAGAGACCATTTTGCCACCATCAGAACAGCCTCCCTTGTCACCCGTCAGATCCAAGAACACGAGCAAGGCTCTGCCCTCAGAGAGCAGATGTCAGG GTACAAGCGAATGCGGCGGCAGCACCAGAAGCAGCTGATGGGCTTGGAGAACAAGCTGAAGGCAGAGATGGATGAGCACCAGCTCCGGCTGGATAAAGAGCTGGAGAATcagaggaacagcttctcaatGGAGGGAGAAAAGCTCTCCAAGAAGCACCAGGCTATCTTGGAGAAGGAGGTGAGCTGGTGGAGG acaAAGGCAGTTCTGACTGAGGAGAAGAAGTTCCAGCAGCACATACTGGGCCAGCAAAAGAAGGAGTTGACGGGTCTGCTGGAGTCCCAGAAACGGCAGTATCGCCAACGCAAAGAGCAGCTCAAAGAG gaACTGAATGAGAACCAGTCGACACCAAAGCGAGAGAAGCAAGAGTGGTTGGTGCATCAGAAGGAGTGTCTGCAGCAGCTACAGGCGGAGGAAGAGGCAGGCCTGCTGCGGCGGCAGAGGCAGTATTATGAGCTGCAATGTCGCCAGTACAAGAGGAAGATGCTACTGGCACGCCACAACCTAGAGCAGGACCTGCTCCGAGag gaACTGAACAAGAAGCAGACTCTGAAGGACTTGGAGTGTGCGATGCTTCTTCGTCACCACGAGTCCACCCAGGAGCTGGAGTTCCGCCAGCTGGGTTTGGTGCAGCGCACGCGGGCCGACCTGATCCGCACGCAGCACCAGACGGAGCTCACCAACCAGATGGAGTATAACAAGAGGCGTGAGCAAGAGCTGCGTCAGAAACACGCCGTGGAGGTCCGCCAGCAGCCCAAGAGCCTCAaagtgagtgaggagggagagggacagacaACAGAGGGGCCGAGCGGCAGCTGGGACAGTGAGGCGGGGGTGGTAGGAGTAGAGGGGGGTGACGAGAGCGATGGCGAGTTAGAAAAGGAGAGCGAGGTGGTGGCTGTTGAGATGTATGATGTTGAGGATGAACTTGATGGAGTGGAGGAGGGCGGCGTGAGTGTCCCTGTGGTTGAAAGGAAGGATGAGCTTGATgacacaaatgtcacaaatgaTGAGGCTGAGAAGGAGGAGTGGAAAGTCAGTGAAGAGGGTACAGAGCTGAGGGAAGTAGGAGTGCAGTGGGAGTACGAGGATGATCACAGTAAAACTTCTCATGTAGACACagacgaggaagaagagggcAGGGGCGTGGCTGATGGTTGCCCATCAGAGTTCGTCTCATCCCTGTCCCCAGAAAAAAGACGAATCCGTGCGCGAGCGATTGACGAGCTGTCTGAGTTTTACTTCCCTGATGCTGCAGAGGAGCTGGAGTCCCAACCCATCTCTCCCCATTCTCCCCCCTCCCAGACTTCTTTTCCTTCACTCCTCTCTCACGCCATCtgccttctcctctccctttccGCGGCTGCCCAGCCCTCCAACCTCACTTTGCtgctcctctccatcttcctcctctcgctcCGTCGCTCACCTCCTCTGCCCTCGGTGGCCTCTGTTCTCCTCTCCGCTGAGCTTGCCTGTTTGGCACTCTTCTTCTCGTACCTCTTCCTTCGTTCATGctgctccctgtctctctccacctacTTGTCGCTCAGCCTCTGGGCCAGCAGCCTCTTCAGTTTAGGACTCTCCCTCAGTTTGGGGATTTATTACATCCCCATGATTTTAATTTCAGCCTCCTTCCTCAGCTCTCcctcgctcttcctctctctgtacttggtggtggtgctgattGTCAGGCCGGCCCGCGACTTCTTCCAGCACGCACCCCGCAAAGTCAACCGCCTCTGCATGCGAGTTCTTTTCCGGCTGCCTCGACCCCTGTTTGCTATGTGCCAGTCGGTCTTGGGCGGGATGGCTGAGCGTAACCTCTATGAGATGTTTCCCAAAGCAGGGCGCAACTGGGGAGGGCGCCAGTCCAAAATCCCAGTCCCTCTAAAGAGCTTACCTTTTGAGTATCAGACTCGCTGCAGTAACACCTCTCCCTTGGCCAAGGGCCTTCTCTGGGTGAAGCGGTTTGGTCGACGCCCCCTCGGGGGCCTGGCAGACCTGGCTAACTCCGTGGTGTTAAAACTTGCCGGACAGCTCCTTAAAAAGCTCCCGCTCAATTTCAGGATCAAACTCCAAACTCTGGGCCTCTTGAAGAAAGAGACCCCGAGCCGGCTGCCTCAACTGCTTCCCAGGGAGgtcagagagagaagacagagggagaggagggagagagagagagggagagaaagggagagggagagtcagaggagtgaagagaggTTGTTCCATGAGGTGGCAAGGTGGGAGTGCGGGTTGAGACGAACTTCATCCGGAAGGTTTGTCAGGGGGAAAGCTCGGCCATGGAGATAG